In a genomic window of Labrys wisconsinensis:
- a CDS encoding sugar ABC transporter ATP-binding protein, translating into MTVETARDTPRLEMAGIAKSFSGVAVLRDVALSAWPGEVIALLGANGAGKSTLMKILAGVYASDAGEIRVDGRPVAIAGPQDAIRAGIRLMPQELSAHPDLTVAENICLAAMPVRRALGIPLVDRRAMRAKAADLLARLGLADVSPEARMGSLSLSQQRVVEIARALAGEARILIMDEPTAALSDAEAESLFAVIGALKREGVTVIYISHYLDEVFRLSDRILVLRDGGVAGTFAAASISHEAVLQAMLGGALGDLYPPKRGEAAGMPVLQIEGLGLPGWLEDVSLEVGAGEILGVFGLVGSGIEKLGRAVFGAEPRARVAQARLNGAPYRPQAPRDSVRAGIGFVAAERKREGLIGILTVRENTTLPFLPGFTRFGLVDRAREGAKTRHWIEALGVRTRGPEQEIRLLSGGNQQKICLARWLLGDIRLLVLEEPTRGVDLGARREIYGQIRALAAGGLGVLLVSSDAEEVAGLADRTLVLRDGRTAAVLPAGATAADLLEAAGNAGGSQKSAA; encoded by the coding sequence ATGACGGTCGAGACGGCGCGCGACACGCCTCGCCTGGAGATGGCCGGCATCGCCAAGAGCTTCTCCGGCGTTGCCGTGCTGCGCGACGTCGCCCTGTCCGCCTGGCCGGGCGAGGTGATCGCCCTGCTCGGCGCCAACGGCGCCGGCAAGTCGACGCTGATGAAGATCCTCGCCGGCGTCTACGCCAGCGACGCCGGCGAGATCCGCGTCGACGGCCGGCCGGTCGCGATCGCCGGCCCGCAGGACGCCATCCGCGCCGGCATCCGCCTGATGCCGCAGGAGCTCTCGGCCCATCCCGACCTCACCGTCGCCGAGAACATCTGCCTCGCCGCCATGCCGGTCCGGCGCGCGCTCGGCATCCCTCTGGTCGACCGCCGCGCCATGCGCGCCAAGGCCGCCGATCTCCTGGCCCGCCTCGGCCTCGCCGACGTCTCGCCCGAGGCCCGCATGGGCTCGCTCTCCCTGTCGCAGCAGCGCGTGGTCGAGATCGCCCGGGCGCTGGCCGGCGAGGCCCGCATCCTGATCATGGACGAGCCGACCGCCGCCCTCTCCGATGCCGAGGCCGAGAGCCTGTTCGCGGTGATCGGCGCGCTGAAGCGCGAAGGCGTCACGGTGATCTACATCTCGCACTATCTCGACGAGGTGTTCCGCCTCAGCGACCGCATCCTGGTGCTGCGCGACGGCGGCGTCGCCGGCACCTTCGCCGCCGCTTCCATCTCGCACGAGGCGGTGCTGCAGGCCATGCTCGGCGGCGCGCTCGGCGACCTCTACCCCCCGAAGCGGGGGGAGGCGGCCGGCATGCCGGTCCTGCAGATCGAGGGCCTCGGCCTGCCCGGCTGGCTGGAGGACGTCTCGCTCGAGGTCGGCGCCGGCGAGATCCTCGGCGTGTTCGGCCTGGTCGGCTCCGGCATCGAGAAGCTCGGCCGCGCCGTGTTCGGCGCCGAGCCGCGCGCCCGCGTGGCGCAGGCGCGCCTGAACGGCGCGCCCTATCGCCCGCAGGCCCCGCGCGACAGCGTGCGGGCCGGCATCGGCTTCGTCGCCGCCGAGCGCAAGCGCGAGGGCCTGATCGGCATCCTCACCGTGCGCGAGAACACCACCTTGCCCTTCCTGCCGGGCTTCACCCGCTTCGGCCTGGTCGACCGGGCGCGCGAGGGCGCGAAGACCCGCCATTGGATCGAGGCGCTCGGGGTGCGCACCCGCGGCCCCGAGCAGGAGATCCGCCTGCTCTCCGGCGGCAACCAGCAGAAGATCTGCCTCGCCCGCTGGCTCCTCGGCGATATCCGCCTCCTGGTGCTGGAGGAGCCGACGCGCGGCGTCGACCTCGGCGCCCGGCGTGAGATCTACGGGCAGATCCGGGCGCTGGCCGCCGGCGGGCTCGGCGTGCTGCTGGTCTCCTCCGACGCCGAGGAGGTCGCCGGCCTCGCCGACCGCACGCTGGTGCTGCGCGACGGGCGCACCGCCGCGGTCCTGCCCGCCGGCGCCACCGCCGCCGATCTTCTGGAGGCCGCCGGCAACGCTGGCGGTTCTCAGAAATCGGCGGCCTGA